A genomic region of Raphanus sativus cultivar WK10039 chromosome 6, ASM80110v3, whole genome shotgun sequence contains the following coding sequences:
- the LOC108810870 gene encoding bZIP transcription factor 2 — MMSTISRVFSCEPGQTTHVPAFETGFTPWDISHLFSVFDSSMNLIPHSAHEYLSPDSVNLYGPDAVPTDSYTDERKKKRKLSNRESAKRSRVKKQKYLEEMNIKLNQLKIENRDLQNQIGYVLHHFQRTETENNRLRLEQRMLHSTLLNITQVLMLHQIDRSSDCVTWPYDDSTRVTVQHDPYVITDHIIL; from the coding sequence ATGATGTCTACAATTTCTCGGGTTTTCTCATGTGAACCGGGTCAAACAACCCATGTCCCAGCTTTCGAAACAGGGTTCACTCCATGGGACATTTCACACCTCTTCTCGGTCTTCGACTCATCAATGAATCTAATACCTCACTCGGCCCATGAGTACCTAAGCCCTGACTCGGTAAACCTTTATGGTCCAGACGCTGTTCCAACGGATAGTTATACCGATGAGCGGAAAAAGAAACGGAAGTTATCGAACCGGGAATCGGCTAAGCGGTCAAGGGTGAAGAAACAAAAGTACTTGGAGGAGATGAATATCAAGCTAAACCAGCTCAAGATTGAGAACCGGGACTTACAAAACCAGATCGGGTACGTTTTACACCATTTTCAACGAACAGAGACGGAGAATAATCGTCTGCGTCTTGAACAACGTATGCTCCATAGTACGTTGTTGAACATCACACAAGTTTTGATGTTGCATCAGATCGACCGGAGCTCAGACTGTGTCACATGGCCTTACGATGATAGTACTCGTGTTACGGTCCAACATGATCCATACGTCATAACAGATCATATCATTTTATAG
- the LOC108807355 gene encoding receptor-like protein 44, whose product MSHRFSHRLKYRLLLLLIAFETAGRLTSADPNDEACLKNLRQNIEDPASNLRNWTNSVFSNPCSGFTSYLPGATCNNGRIYKLSLTNLSLRGSISPFLSNCTNLQSLDLSSNQISGDIPPEIQFLVNLAVLNLSSNRLSGEIPPQMALCAYLNVIDLHDNQLSGPIPQQLGLLARLSAFDVSNNKLSGQIPTYLSNRTGTFPRFNASSFVGNRGLYGYPLQEMGKSKGLSVMAIVGIGLGSGVASLMISFTGVCIWLRITEKKMAEEEGKISQSMPDY is encoded by the coding sequence ATGAGTCACCGGTTTAGTCACCGGTTAAAATACCGGTTACTCCTCCTTCTTATAGCTTTCGAAACGGCAGGGCGTTTGACTTCGGCTGATCCAAACGACGAGGCGTGTTTAAAGAATCTCCGACAAAACATAGAAGATCCAGCGAGTAATCTCCGGAACTGGACGAACTCCGTCTTCTCCAACCCTTGTTCCGGCTTCACCTCGTATCTCCCTGGTGCTACTTGTAACAACGGTCGAATCTACAAGCTCTCTCTCACTAACCTCTCCCTTCGTGGCTCTATCTCTCCGTTTCTCTCCAACTGCACCAACCTCCAGTCCTTGGACCTATCCTCCAACCAAATCTCCGGCGATATACCGCCGGAGATTCAGTTTCTCGTCAACCTCGCCGTACTCAACCTCTCGTCAAACCGTCTCTCCGGCGAAATCCCTCCGCAGATGGCTCTATGCGCGTACCTAAACGTCATCGACCTCCACGATAACCAGCTCTCCGGCCCGATCCCTCAGCAGCTAGGACTCCTGGCGAGGCTGTCGGCGTTCGACGTGTCCAACAACAAACTCTCCGGTCAGATTCCGACGTACTTGTCGAACAGGACGGGGACTTTTCCGAGGTTTAACGCGAGCTCGTTCGTGGGGAACAGAGGGTTGTATGGTTATCCGTTGCAGGAGATGGGGAAGAGCAAGGGGCTATCGGTGATGGCGATCGTCGGGATAGGGCTTGGAAGTGGAGTGGCGAGCTTGATGATTAGTTTCACAGGTGTTTGTATTTGGTTGAGGATCACTGAGAAGAAGATGGCTGAGGAAGAAGGCAAGATTAGTCAGTCGATGCctgattattaa